A part of Terriglobus roseus genomic DNA contains:
- a CDS encoding ATP synthase subunit I, with amino-acid sequence MEPTEIPAGFTDADAREVIARAVKIVAVMAAVCVIPAWVKGGWKSALLLLIGAAIAGSGLWEWRRLMAALTAKMEPLPGEHIVGARRPSIGFALVGFFLRLFVVVAVLYVSLKYLNGSALALAAGLAMGVIALTIEGLRLLRSGTI; translated from the coding sequence GTGGAACCAACAGAGATTCCCGCGGGTTTTACGGACGCGGATGCGCGCGAAGTGATTGCGCGTGCGGTGAAGATTGTGGCCGTGATGGCGGCCGTGTGTGTGATTCCGGCGTGGGTTAAGGGCGGCTGGAAGTCGGCTTTGTTGCTGCTGATTGGCGCGGCGATTGCGGGCAGCGGATTGTGGGAGTGGCGGCGTTTGATGGCGGCGTTGACGGCGAAGATGGAGCCGCTGCCGGGCGAGCATATTGTGGGTGCTCGGAGGCCTTCGATCGGGTTCGCGCTGGTGGGGTTCTTTCTCCGTTTATTCGTCGTCGTGGCCGTTCTGTATGTTAGCCTTAAGTATCTGAATGGCTCCGCGCTGGCACTTGCAGCGGGTCTTGCGATGGGTGTAATTGCACTGACGATCGAAGGCTTGCGGCTGTTGCGTAGCGGTACGATTTAG
- the atpB gene encoding F0F1 ATP synthase subunit A, producing the protein MPEQLVFTRFLNAHFAGPVDALLRAVHVKVVFPEAPISNAVAMEIIVGLLLIAYFVAVRASLSVDKPNGIAHSAEMVHEFVSGQAESIVGHGYEKFVGYLSVLLLFILVMNLLGLIPGLMSPTSNPVVPLGIALVTFIYYHYHGIRSNGAGYIKQFLGPVWWLAPLMFIIEIVSHCARVLSLTVRLYANMFAGDLVTLAFFSLVPIGVPLVFLGLHLGVSIIQAYVFMLLSTIYLSLAVSHEH; encoded by the coding sequence ATGCCGGAACAGCTCGTTTTCACTCGATTTTTGAATGCGCATTTCGCCGGTCCGGTGGATGCGCTGCTGCGTGCAGTGCACGTGAAGGTGGTCTTCCCCGAGGCCCCGATTTCAAATGCAGTTGCGATGGAGATCATCGTTGGACTGCTGCTGATTGCATACTTTGTGGCGGTGCGGGCCAGCCTGAGCGTGGACAAGCCGAATGGCATTGCTCACTCGGCTGAGATGGTGCACGAGTTTGTCTCCGGACAGGCTGAGAGCATTGTGGGCCACGGCTACGAAAAGTTTGTGGGCTACCTGTCAGTGCTGCTGCTGTTCATCCTGGTGATGAACCTGCTGGGACTGATTCCGGGACTGATGTCGCCTACGTCGAACCCGGTGGTGCCACTTGGCATTGCACTGGTGACGTTCATCTACTACCACTACCATGGCATCCGTTCGAACGGCGCTGGCTACATCAAGCAGTTCCTGGGACCGGTGTGGTGGCTGGCTCCGCTGATGTTCATCATCGAAATCGTTTCGCACTGCGCACGTGTTCTGTCGCTGACAGTTCGTCTTTACGCGAACATGTTTGCGGGTGACCTGGTGACGCTGGCGTTCTTCTCGCTGGTGCCGATCGGTGTGCCGCTGGTGTTCCTGGGACTTCACCTTGGTGTGTCGATCATTCAGGCGTATGTGTTCATGCTGCTATCGACGATTTATCTGAGCCTGGCTGTCAGCCACGAACACTAG
- a CDS encoding ATP synthase F0 subunit C yields MKVMKYVFMTLATLLIASPVFAQTGADASSKGLFYIAAGIGMALAAGLCGLAQGKATASAAEAVARNPGARPAIFTFLILGLAFIESLALFTFVIIFLKVA; encoded by the coding sequence ATGAAGGTTATGAAGTACGTATTTATGACGCTGGCTACGCTGCTGATTGCATCGCCGGTGTTCGCGCAGACGGGTGCTGATGCATCGTCGAAGGGCCTGTTCTACATCGCTGCCGGTATCGGCATGGCTCTGGCTGCTGGTCTTTGCGGCCTGGCACAGGGCAAGGCGACCGCTTCGGCTGCTGAGGCTGTTGCTCGCAACCCCGGCGCACGTCCGGCAATCTTCACGTTCCTCATCCTCGGCCTGGCCTTCATCGAATCGCTGGCTCTGTTCACGTTCGTGATCATCTTCCTCAAGGTTGCGTAA
- a CDS encoding phosphatase PAP2 family protein has protein sequence MSEHIPLEDQPHPEVTLLGLPKSMASDAVHIFTSPAYIRTRDLAWLLPLAGASGAAFATDTHTMRNVVSSNPSLNQTAVNVSDGLLYTSIATPVGMYAWGKIKGDERSRETGILASQALAEAYAVGELVKVVTFRERPYIDNARGNFFSAPSKLDSSFVSGHSVIAWSSAAVIAGEYHNPWAQLGIYTAATGVSLTRVLGQQHFPSDVLIGSSVGWLIGHYVYRAHHHVPRRK, from the coding sequence ATGTCCGAGCATATCCCCCTCGAAGACCAACCCCACCCTGAGGTCACACTCCTCGGTCTCCCGAAAAGCATGGCCTCTGATGCTGTGCACATCTTCACTTCTCCCGCTTACATCCGCACCCGTGACCTGGCGTGGCTACTCCCACTCGCAGGCGCATCCGGTGCAGCCTTCGCCACCGACACGCACACCATGCGCAATGTCGTCAGTAGCAACCCCTCTCTAAATCAAACCGCCGTCAACGTATCCGACGGTCTGCTGTACACCTCCATCGCCACACCTGTTGGCATGTACGCATGGGGCAAGATCAAAGGCGACGAACGCTCTCGCGAAACCGGCATTCTCGCCTCCCAGGCCTTAGCGGAAGCGTATGCCGTGGGTGAACTCGTTAAGGTCGTCACCTTCCGCGAACGTCCCTACATCGACAACGCAAGAGGCAACTTCTTTTCCGCGCCATCCAAACTGGATTCGTCTTTTGTCTCTGGCCATAGCGTCATCGCATGGTCATCCGCCGCGGTCATCGCAGGCGAATATCACAATCCCTGGGCGCAACTCGGCATCTACACAGCGGCAACCGGCGTCAGCCTCACCCGCGTCCTCGGTCAGCAACACTTTCCATCCGATGTTCTCATCGGTTCCAGCGTGGGCTGGCTCATCGGCCATTACGTCTACCGAGCCCACCACCACGTTCCTCGCAGGAAATAA
- a CDS encoding ABC transporter permease, whose translation MAAFADDVRYGIRRLRRSPGFAATALLTLALGIGATTAIFTLIYQVILRSMPVEHPEQIYKVGKEIECCVDGGMQDDWRIFSTDLYRTFRDHVPGAQDMAAVQAGSTTVSAHRANETATQPVEIRMVSGNYFDVLRVHPFAGRLIHPDDDHEGAAPVAVLSYPVWQTKFHGDPSIVGQTLILTGHAITVVGITADGFFGDRNSADPVGVWIPVAQEAVFSVRALSKQPASHWMDLLVRVPDATKVPQIQNAMRGTLVQWLLANRDPQSRDTVEQIRKQTTELAPASGGVNDLRNDYEKSLTMLQMIAGFVLLIACANLANLMLVRGVARRQELSVRSALGASRNRLIREMLVESVLLAVTGGALGLMVAYVGVKGILALAMRGAEIVPVSASPSWPVLGFALVLSTLTGVLFGIAPALIASRTNPAEALRGANRATGHSGGLQKTLVILQAALSVALLSTAGLLIMSLNKLESQNFRFETKGRVIAFIDLAAAGYKYEQLDGLYRQIDQAFAGLPGLHDVSYATYGPMAFNNWGTGVAVEGGNPDDKLNASYSSVSPHFFDAVGQKLMLGRTFTEHDSVTTTHVAVVNQQFVKKMLKGAYPIGKRFGEDRRMTGEFQIVGVVDDSKYGNPSRETRPMFFTPMNQTSDYSGINAPATEIERATKGEQFKHFASNLIARYDGDPSIATATIRRILNQINPDIAVTRLTTYDDQVSNYFTQQKLVVRLTTIFGTLALLLASIGLYGVTAYGVERRIPEIGVRMALGADRSNVVRLILRGAAIQTAIGVAVGIPLALLAGHFLQSQLYEVKGINVSALLVACGVMIVSALVASAVPAAKAANVEPMTALRME comes from the coding sequence ATGGCTGCTTTTGCGGATGACGTGCGGTATGGAATCAGGAGACTGCGGCGTTCGCCGGGGTTTGCAGCGACGGCTTTGCTTACGCTGGCATTGGGCATTGGCGCTACTACAGCCATTTTTACTCTCATCTACCAGGTGATTCTGCGTTCCATGCCGGTGGAACATCCCGAGCAGATTTACAAAGTCGGCAAGGAGATTGAGTGCTGCGTGGATGGCGGGATGCAGGATGACTGGCGTATCTTCTCCACGGATCTGTATCGCACCTTCCGCGACCATGTGCCGGGAGCGCAGGACATGGCGGCGGTGCAGGCTGGATCAACCACGGTATCCGCGCACCGAGCGAATGAGACGGCCACGCAGCCCGTGGAAATCCGAATGGTATCAGGGAACTATTTCGATGTACTGAGAGTGCATCCGTTTGCTGGACGCTTGATTCATCCGGATGATGACCATGAGGGCGCGGCGCCGGTGGCGGTGTTGAGCTATCCCGTGTGGCAGACGAAGTTTCATGGAGACCCGAGCATTGTTGGGCAGACCTTAATTCTGACGGGACATGCGATCACCGTTGTGGGCATTACGGCGGATGGATTTTTTGGAGATCGTAATTCCGCGGACCCTGTTGGTGTATGGATCCCGGTGGCGCAGGAGGCTGTGTTTTCGGTTCGGGCACTTTCGAAGCAGCCCGCTTCGCATTGGATGGATTTGCTGGTGCGTGTTCCTGACGCGACCAAGGTGCCGCAGATTCAGAATGCGATGCGTGGGACGCTGGTGCAGTGGTTGCTGGCGAATCGTGATCCGCAGTCGCGCGATACGGTGGAACAGATTCGTAAGCAGACCACGGAACTGGCTCCGGCGAGTGGTGGCGTCAACGATCTGCGCAACGATTACGAGAAGAGCCTCACGATGCTGCAGATGATTGCGGGCTTTGTTCTGTTGATTGCGTGCGCGAACCTAGCGAACCTGATGCTGGTGCGCGGTGTGGCGCGTCGGCAGGAGTTGAGTGTGCGGTCGGCGCTGGGAGCAAGCCGGAATCGTTTGATCCGCGAGATGCTTGTGGAGTCCGTGCTGCTGGCGGTGACTGGTGGAGCGCTGGGCCTGATGGTCGCGTACGTTGGCGTGAAGGGCATTCTGGCGCTGGCCATGCGCGGCGCGGAGATTGTTCCTGTGAGCGCTTCGCCTTCGTGGCCGGTGCTGGGATTTGCGTTGGTGTTGTCGACGTTGACGGGTGTGTTGTTTGGAATTGCGCCCGCACTGATTGCTTCACGTACGAATCCTGCTGAGGCATTGCGTGGTGCGAATCGCGCGACGGGGCACAGTGGTGGTTTGCAGAAGACTCTGGTCATATTGCAGGCAGCATTGTCTGTGGCGCTGCTGAGCACGGCTGGTTTGCTGATTATGAGTTTGAACAAGCTGGAGTCACAGAACTTCCGCTTTGAGACCAAGGGCAGAGTGATTGCGTTTATCGATCTGGCCGCAGCGGGATACAAGTACGAACAGCTTGATGGTTTGTATCGGCAGATTGATCAGGCGTTCGCGGGGCTTCCTGGTTTGCACGATGTTTCGTACGCGACTTACGGGCCGATGGCATTCAACAACTGGGGCACGGGTGTTGCCGTGGAAGGCGGCAATCCTGATGACAAGCTGAATGCGAGCTATTCGTCCGTGAGTCCGCACTTCTTTGATGCGGTGGGTCAGAAGCTGATGCTGGGCAGGACTTTTACGGAACATGATTCTGTGACGACCACGCATGTTGCGGTGGTGAACCAGCAGTTTGTGAAGAAGATGCTGAAGGGCGCGTATCCGATTGGCAAACGGTTTGGCGAAGACCGCAGAATGACTGGCGAATTTCAGATTGTGGGCGTGGTGGATGATTCGAAGTATGGGAATCCTTCACGAGAGACGCGGCCGATGTTCTTCACGCCGATGAACCAGACGTCAGACTACAGCGGCATTAATGCTCCTGCGACGGAGATTGAACGAGCGACAAAAGGCGAGCAGTTCAAGCACTTTGCTTCAAACCTGATTGCTCGATATGACGGTGATCCTTCGATTGCGACGGCGACGATTCGGAGGATTCTGAACCAGATCAATCCGGATATCGCGGTGACGAGGCTGACGACGTATGACGACCAGGTGAGCAACTACTTCACGCAACAGAAGCTGGTGGTGCGGTTGACGACGATCTTTGGGACGCTGGCGCTGTTACTGGCTTCGATTGGACTGTATGGTGTGACGGCGTATGGTGTGGAGCGCAGGATTCCGGAGATTGGCGTGCGAATGGCGCTGGGTGCGGATCGCAGCAATGTGGTTCGGCTGATCCTGCGCGGTGCGGCAATTCAGACGGCGATTGGTGTTGCTGTGGGGATTCCGCTGGCGCTGCTGGCGGGGCACTTTCTGCAATCGCAGTTGTATGAGGTGAAGGGCATCAACGTGAGCGCGCTGCTGGTGGCGTGTGGCGTGATGATTGTGAGTGCTCTGGTGGCGAGTGCGGTGCCTGCGGCGAAGGCTGCGAACGTGGAACCGATGACGGCGCTTCGGATGGAGTAG
- a CDS encoding TIGR03435 family protein: protein MLSLTRLTLISLLMLLSFSATTPAQSNTASQPSPMPSDADPSFDVAVIKPSDTSVPRGMGIRNNGRHIAAFNFPLGELIAFSYGLHQKQIINGASPIFETHFDIDGVPDIAGHPNLAQSRLMFQKLLISRFKLAFHYESRVLPAYAIQLANNGPKLIRTTRKPGDSTGFSYNCQIVLTVRNASLTDVAKGMQEAFLDKPVVDQTGLQDRYDFELKWLPDESQSYCPVDATHAHSNPDTPTSIYTAMQEQLGLKLVPTKTSIQVMVIDHIETPSEN from the coding sequence ATGCTGTCGCTGACAAGACTCACGCTCATCTCCCTGCTGATGCTGCTCTCGTTTTCCGCCACCACACCCGCACAATCAAACACAGCATCGCAACCGTCGCCGATGCCCTCCGATGCAGATCCATCGTTCGACGTCGCCGTCATTAAACCAAGCGACACTTCCGTCCCACGCGGCATGGGCATTCGAAATAACGGACGCCACATCGCCGCATTCAACTTTCCGCTCGGTGAACTCATCGCCTTTTCCTACGGCCTGCACCAGAAGCAAATCATCAACGGTGCGTCGCCCATCTTCGAAACACATTTCGACATTGACGGTGTGCCCGACATCGCAGGTCATCCAAACCTCGCTCAGTCGCGCCTCATGTTTCAGAAGCTGCTCATCTCTCGTTTCAAACTCGCATTCCACTACGAGTCCCGCGTACTCCCCGCCTACGCCATCCAGCTCGCCAACAACGGTCCAAAGCTCATACGAACCACGCGCAAGCCTGGCGACAGCACAGGCTTTTCATACAACTGCCAGATCGTTCTCACAGTCCGCAATGCTTCGCTAACAGACGTAGCCAAAGGCATGCAGGAAGCATTCCTCGACAAGCCCGTGGTCGATCAAACCGGCCTGCAGGACCGATACGACTTCGAGCTCAAATGGCTACCCGACGAATCGCAGAGCTACTGCCCGGTAGACGCAACACACGCTCATTCCAATCCAGACACGCCAACGAGCATCTACACCGCGATGCAGGAGCAGCTCGGACTCAAGCTCGTTCCCACAAAAACTTCGATTCAAGTCATGGTCATCGACCACATCGAAACGCCGTCCGAAAATTAA
- a CDS encoding NADH-quinone oxidoreductase subunit N — translation MLESLSNNVTALLPEYVLTLVGVIIMLVEPLLPAGKSRRSLGWFAVLGTLITTGLTLWQLHLGILNAFSDSIRVDAYSVFFQVVICFVVVVSLLSSLDFLDGKNSHAGEYYALSCFAAVGMMLMCCSTELLMVFIGLEISSISTYIMAGYRKTEATATESSLKYFLLGSFATAFFLYGIALTFGATGSTNINVVANVITNTNTPVLAIVAVAMIIIGIGFKVSAAPFHVWTPDVYQGAPPPVVGMMSTAPKAAAFAVLLRVLFSGYAIYQPRWSILMAVIATLSMCIGNLGALLQRDVKRMLAYSSIAHAGYLICAFTALPTDGIAAAAVYSAAYAAMNVGAFTVITLISGYKETVRTGEDYTGMALRHPVLGASLSFFLLSMIGIPFTGGFFAKFYVFTGVLHAGHVKLAIIGLANSGVACYYYLRLIIRLYSTPQPNEPTSGSFTAAGRPDTLFTEEDGRRFPGYIALAAAVIATLVLGVWPGRFVATARTAAIATAPAGDATQNTVNDPAALR, via the coding sequence ATGCTCGAATCGCTCTCCAACAACGTCACGGCCCTTCTGCCGGAGTATGTCCTCACCCTCGTCGGTGTGATCATCATGCTGGTGGAGCCGCTGCTGCCTGCTGGCAAGTCCCGCCGTTCGCTCGGCTGGTTCGCTGTCCTCGGCACGCTCATCACCACCGGCCTCACGCTATGGCAGCTCCACCTGGGCATCCTGAATGCCTTCAGCGACTCCATCCGCGTCGACGCCTACTCGGTCTTCTTCCAGGTCGTCATCTGCTTCGTGGTCGTCGTCTCGCTGCTGTCCTCGCTTGACTTCCTCGACGGCAAGAACAGCCACGCAGGCGAGTACTACGCCCTAAGCTGCTTCGCCGCCGTCGGCATGATGCTCATGTGCTGCTCGACAGAGCTGCTCATGGTCTTCATCGGACTTGAGATCTCATCCATCTCGACGTACATCATGGCGGGCTACCGTAAGACAGAAGCCACCGCGACAGAAAGCTCGCTGAAGTACTTCCTGCTCGGCTCCTTCGCTACGGCATTCTTCCTCTACGGCATCGCCCTGACGTTCGGCGCCACCGGCTCCACCAACATCAACGTTGTGGCCAACGTCATCACCAACACCAACACTCCCGTGCTGGCCATCGTCGCCGTCGCCATGATCATCATCGGCATCGGCTTCAAGGTCTCCGCGGCTCCCTTCCACGTCTGGACCCCGGACGTCTATCAGGGAGCGCCGCCGCCGGTCGTTGGCATGATGTCCACCGCACCCAAGGCCGCAGCCTTCGCTGTCCTTCTGCGCGTCCTGTTCTCGGGCTACGCCATCTACCAGCCGCGCTGGTCCATCCTCATGGCTGTCATCGCCACCCTGTCCATGTGCATCGGCAACCTCGGTGCCCTGCTGCAGCGAGACGTCAAGCGCATGCTGGCATACTCCTCCATCGCACACGCCGGATACCTCATCTGCGCCTTCACCGCGCTGCCCACCGATGGCATCGCAGCCGCCGCGGTGTACTCCGCTGCCTACGCCGCAATGAACGTCGGTGCCTTCACCGTCATCACGCTCATCTCCGGCTACAAGGAAACCGTCCGCACCGGCGAAGACTACACCGGCATGGCACTCCGCCACCCCGTCCTCGGCGCATCACTCAGCTTCTTCCTGCTGTCCATGATCGGCATTCCCTTCACCGGCGGCTTCTTCGCCAAGTTCTACGTCTTCACCGGCGTCCTGCACGCAGGCCACGTGAAGCTCGCCATCATCGGCCTCGCGAACTCCGGCGTCGCCTGCTATTACTACCTGCGCCTGATCATCCGCCTGTACAGCACACCGCAGCCCAACGAACCCACCTCCGGCAGCTTCACCGCCGCAGGTCGTCCGGACACGCTGTTCACAGAAGAGGACGGTCGCCGCTTCCCCGGCTACATTGCTCTCGCTGCCGCCGTCATCGCCACCTTGGTGCTCGGTGTATGGCCCGGACGCTTCGTTGCCACGGCGCGCACAGCAGCCATCGCAACAGCACCCGCAGGCGACGCAACACAGAACACGGTGAACGACCCAGCCGCCCTGCGCTAA
- a CDS encoding complex I subunit 4 family protein has translation MTINDLILTLILLTPLAGVAILALLPQRGKSHQWVALIITLLTFFFTLHLPVNFHQAQTVIAPGSRVLNFAFEFDRIWIPSPIIHYHVGVDGLSMWLIVLSGLLAPLGVLASWRTIASRQKLFYSLFLLQQVAILGLFMSLDLFLFYAFFELALVPMTLLIAIYGRTGNRQKAAMKYFLYNFIPSAILLVGVIWIYAKTGTFQIPHLLTLAANHGINGTSAGMWLASLAFLIAFAVKIPIFPLHGWLSDAISEAPTAAVMILAGKIGLYSLLRFSFGIFPEQSHRIAPLMIALGAIGIVYGACVALIQDDLKRLAAFSTLGHLSFITLGIFTFTVNGLDGGMYQILNHGISGGALFLLMGFLYERYGTYDMRELGGIAGKLPWMVTLFVITALSNVGLPMLNSFVGEFLILSGTAGNTLTKCPWLWTTIATTGVIFAAAYLLTMIQRVFYANLGATTSETTGWDITPREHLALWPLVALFLYMGLSSPTFTRSLDPLGVHYSGYTPAPADTIRKVEAETYSQSLPANTTAVASAIRTGDAR, from the coding sequence ATGACAATAAACGACCTCATCCTGACGCTGATTCTCCTCACGCCGCTGGCCGGAGTCGCAATTCTTGCGCTTCTGCCACAGCGCGGTAAATCGCACCAGTGGGTAGCGCTCATCATCACGCTGCTTACCTTCTTCTTCACACTGCACCTGCCCGTCAACTTCCACCAGGCGCAGACGGTGATCGCACCGGGCAGCCGCGTCCTGAACTTCGCCTTCGAGTTCGACCGCATCTGGATTCCCTCGCCGATCATCCACTATCACGTCGGCGTTGACGGCCTCTCCATGTGGCTCATCGTCCTCAGCGGCCTCCTTGCTCCGCTCGGCGTTCTTGCCTCATGGCGCACGATCGCCAGCCGCCAGAAGCTGTTCTACTCGCTGTTCCTTCTGCAGCAGGTGGCCATCCTCGGCCTCTTCATGTCGCTGGACCTCTTCCTGTTCTATGCATTCTTTGAACTGGCCCTGGTCCCCATGACGCTGCTCATCGCCATCTACGGTCGCACCGGCAACCGTCAGAAGGCCGCGATGAAGTACTTCCTGTACAACTTCATCCCTTCAGCGATCCTTCTCGTAGGCGTGATCTGGATCTACGCCAAGACCGGCACCTTCCAGATCCCGCACCTCCTCACGCTTGCAGCCAACCACGGCATCAACGGCACCTCAGCCGGCATGTGGCTCGCTTCCCTGGCCTTCCTGATCGCCTTCGCCGTGAAGATTCCCATCTTCCCGCTGCACGGCTGGCTCTCTGACGCCATCAGCGAAGCGCCAACCGCAGCCGTCATGATCCTCGCCGGTAAGATCGGCCTCTACTCCCTGCTGCGCTTCTCCTTCGGCATCTTCCCGGAGCAGTCGCACCGCATCGCTCCGCTGATGATCGCTCTCGGTGCCATCGGCATCGTCTACGGCGCATGCGTCGCTCTCATCCAGGACGACCTCAAGCGCCTCGCCGCTTTCTCCACCCTCGGCCACCTGTCCTTCATCACGCTGGGCATCTTCACCTTCACGGTGAACGGCCTTGACGGCGGCATGTACCAGATCCTGAACCACGGCATCTCGGGCGGCGCGCTCTTCCTTCTGATGGGCTTCCTCTACGAGCGTTACGGCACCTACGACATGCGTGAACTCGGCGGCATCGCAGGCAAGCTCCCGTGGATGGTCACGCTCTTCGTCATCACCGCACTGTCCAACGTTGGCCTGCCCATGCTGAACAGCTTCGTCGGTGAATTCCTCATCCTCTCCGGCACCGCTGGCAACACGCTGACCAAATGCCCGTGGCTCTGGACGACGATTGCCACCACCGGCGTCATCTTCGCCGCGGCATACCTCCTCACCATGATTCAGCGCGTCTTCTACGCAAACCTCGGTGCCACCACATCCGAAACAACTGGATGGGACATCACCCCGCGTGAACACCTCGCACTGTGGCCGCTGGTTGCGCTGTTCCTTTACATGGGCCTCTCTTCGCCCACCTTCACGCGTTCGCTTGATCCGCTCGGCGTCCACTACTCCGGCTACACACCTGCTCCCGCGGACACCATCCGCAAGGTAGAAGCCGAGACGTATTCGCAGAGCCTCCCTGCCAACACCACTGCCGTTGCTTCGGCCATCCGCACAGGAGACGCACGCTAA
- the nuoL gene encoding NADH-quinone oxidoreductase subunit L, whose translation MPAHLLWLFPLLPFTGFLLNGTIGRKLPKAGVAAIALFFTAIPALLWMWLWFYMRSHEVLQITAASRPWIETAAFSVRFALTVDHLTLIMLGVITCVGFLIHIYSTGYMADDEGYWRFFAYLNLFMFFMLTLVLAESFLLLFVGWEGVGLASYLLIGFYWKKPSANNAGKKAFVVNRVGDFGFLLAMFLLINHFGTLSFTQVFAAIQRQPELHGGFLTAIALLLIVGAAGKSAQIPLYVWLPDAMEGPTPVSALIHAATMVTAGVYLVARSHVLFDRSPFALGVVAIIGAATALFAATIGAVQHDIKRVLAYSTISQLGYMFLGCGVAAYGAAVFHLMTHAFFKALLFLAAGSVIHALSGEQDMRVMGGLRKRIPVTFWTMTMGVIAIAGIWPFAGFFSKDEILWQTFSHTENPLHYLLWAVGLITAGLTSFYMFRLWFKTFFGAERFDEHNLGEAHGHAAHAGEQEHDDSQSAHGHHGVHESPWVMLGPLAILAVLSIIGGWVGVPAAQFGHDEIGHFLAPVFAPAMEGAHAAAEETASRGMELGLAAVSLLTALAGFLAAYFFYYKKPGTLGAKATNNPLYKLVSNKYYVDEIYHYAVVTPILVFSRLILGALVDGGLVSGSGALAAFLTRQAGNGTRRMQSGNIRSYAGWLAAGAAAVILLMTYTALTEHATKAALHLK comes from the coding sequence ATGCCCGCACATCTGCTCTGGCTATTCCCGCTGCTTCCCTTCACCGGCTTCCTGCTGAACGGCACCATTGGCCGTAAGCTGCCCAAGGCCGGTGTCGCAGCTATCGCACTTTTCTTCACCGCAATCCCGGCCCTGCTGTGGATGTGGCTCTGGTTCTACATGCGCTCGCATGAAGTGCTTCAGATCACCGCAGCCTCGCGCCCATGGATTGAGACCGCAGCATTCAGCGTGCGCTTCGCCCTCACGGTCGATCACCTCACGCTCATCATGCTCGGCGTCATCACCTGCGTCGGCTTCCTCATCCACATCTACTCCACCGGCTACATGGCAGACGACGAGGGTTACTGGCGCTTCTTCGCCTACCTGAACCTCTTCATGTTCTTCATGCTGACGCTGGTGCTGGCTGAGAGCTTCCTGCTCCTCTTCGTTGGATGGGAAGGCGTGGGCCTCGCGTCTTACCTGCTCATCGGCTTCTACTGGAAGAAGCCCTCCGCCAACAACGCAGGCAAGAAGGCATTCGTCGTCAACCGTGTCGGCGACTTCGGCTTCCTCCTCGCAATGTTCCTGCTCATCAACCACTTCGGTACGCTGAGCTTCACGCAGGTCTTCGCTGCCATCCAGCGTCAGCCGGAACTGCACGGTGGCTTCCTCACCGCCATCGCTCTGCTGCTGATCGTTGGTGCTGCTGGTAAGTCCGCACAGATTCCCCTCTATGTCTGGCTCCCAGACGCCATGGAAGGCCCCACACCAGTTTCGGCACTGATCCACGCCGCAACGATGGTCACGGCAGGCGTCTACCTCGTAGCCCGCTCGCACGTGTTGTTTGATCGTTCGCCCTTCGCTCTCGGCGTAGTCGCCATCATCGGCGCGGCAACGGCTCTCTTCGCAGCGACCATCGGTGCAGTCCAGCACGACATCAAGCGCGTTCTCGCGTACTCCACCATCTCGCAGCTCGGCTACATGTTCCTCGGCTGCGGCGTTGCGGCGTACGGCGCAGCAGTCTTCCACCTCATGACGCACGCCTTCTTCAAGGCACTGCTCTTCCTCGCAGCGGGCTCTGTCATCCACGCCCTCTCCGGCGAGCAGGATATGCGAGTCATGGGCGGCCTGCGCAAGCGCATTCCCGTCACCTTCTGGACCATGACGATGGGCGTTATCGCCATCGCAGGTATCTGGCCCTTCGCTGGATTCTTCTCCAAGGACGAGATCCTCTGGCAGACCTTCTCCCACACGGAGAACCCGCTGCACTACCTGCTGTGGGCCGTCGGCCTCATCACCGCAGGTCTGACCTCGTTCTACATGTTCCGCCTCTGGTTCAAGACCTTCTTCGGAGCAGAGCGCTTTGACGAGCACAACCTCGGCGAAGCTCACGGCCATGCGGCTCACGCAGGCGAACAGGAGCACGACGATAGCCAGTCGGCACACGGCCATCACGGCGTGCACGAATCGCCCTGGGTCATGCTCGGACCTCTCGCGATCCTCGCCGTACTCTCCATCATCGGTGGATGGGTTGGTGTTCCCGCAGCGCAGTTCGGCCACGATGAAATCGGCCACTTCCTTGCTCCGGTCTTCGCACCGGCGATGGAAGGCGCACACGCCGCAGCAGAAGAAACTGCATCACGCGGCATGGAACTCGGCCTCGCCGCTGTTTCCCTGCTGACCGCGCTCGCAGGCTTCCTCGCAGCGTACTTCTTCTATTACAAGAAGCCCGGCACGCTTGGCGCAAAGGCTACAAACAACCCGCTGTACAAGCTCGTCTCCAACAAGTACTACGTGGACGAGATCTATCACTACGCCGTCGTCACTCCGATCCTTGTCTTCTCGCGCCTCATCCTCGGCGCGCTGGTTGACGGCGGTTTGGTCAGCGGCAGCGGGGCCCTTGCAGCATTCCTCACCCGTCAGGCGGGCAACGGCACACGCCGCATGCAGTCCGGCAACATTCGTTCTTACGCTGGATGGCTTGCTGCCGGAGCCGCAGCCGTCATCCTGCTGATGACCTACACCGCATTGACCGAGCACGCCACTAAAGCGGCGTTGCACCTCAAGTAA